The sequence AGGAACTCCCGTAGGTGACTACGGGCTAGACGTCACTGCCCGTAACCTAAGACGGCCCGGTGCGTGAAACTAGGCTGTTCAGGGAAACTGGACGATGGCTAACCGATTGAAACAGGGTAAGGCTATCGTCCAGTTTTTGATGATGGTTAGCGTGGTGGCGCTGGCCTTGGGTTTCTCTCGCCAAGCTCGACTCGGGCTGGAACTGGCTTCCCCCGATGCCCATTCCACGGTTTACGGCACCTATCTGGCTGCCTGTGTGGTGTACGGATTTCTGTTAGAGTGCAACCCCGTGGGCAACTCCTATCGAGATGCCTCTCTTTATGCCGATATTGCTGCCTCTCTGCAACGCCGCGCCGCCGAGACCCTGGGCTACGATGACTAGGCTCCAGGGTTCTAGGTTGCACCTCGCTGGGGTGAATTGAATTTGATCAGGGGTGCCTTTACTTAGTAGGATGCAGTGATGCGAGTTGATCTGTACAACCCTCGACCTTAAACTACCGTGCGAAAAATTGTAATTGCTGGCAACTGGAAAATGTATAAGACCCAGGGCGAAACCCTGGATTTTCTGCGTCATTTCCTGGGGCAACTGACCGAGACCCCAGACGGGCGCGAAATAGTGCTATGTGCGCCGTTTACGGCTCTGGGGGCACTGTCTAAGAGTCTGCACGGAGCCAGAATTAAGGTGGGTGCTCAAAATATTCACTGGATGCCTGAAGGTGCCTTTACCGGCGAAATCTCTGGGGATATGCTGCGGGAGCTAGGGGTGCGCTTCGTGATTGTGGGCCACAGCGAACGCCGTCAATATTTTGCTGACACCGACGAGACGGTGAATCTGCGCTTGAAAGCGGCACAAAAGTGCGGCCTGACGCCGATCTTGTGCGTGGGTGAGACCAAGACCCAGCGCGATGCGGGAGAAACAGAAGCGGTGATTGCCACCCAGATTGAGCAAGGCCTGGTCGATGTCGATCAAAACAACTTGATTATTGCCTACGAGCCCATTTGGGCGATTGGTACTGGCGACACCTGCGAAGCGGTTGATGCCAACCAGGTGATTGGCGGCATTCGCAAGCTGCTGAAAAACCCTGATGTCACCATTCAGTACGGCGGTTCGGTTAAACCCAGCAACGTCGATGAGTTGATGGCTCAGCCTGAGATCGACGGGGCCTTGGTGGGCGGTGCTAGCTTGGAACCCGATAGCTTTGCTCGGATTGTCAACTTTCAGTGATGTTAGGGGCGCTTTCTAAAGGCATGCTGGTGAAACCGATGCCCTTGGCTGGCAAAACTTAAAATGGGCGCGCGGGCGGCATTGGTTCAACTACTTGATTGCCGCCCTAGAGCTAGATGACGTGGTAATTGGTGGTGGCCAGGTAGCTACTGAAGCGGCTGCCGGAGGGCTGTCGCCCAGGGCACAGTAGGTTATGTCGTTTTAGGTGGGTTTCGCCTGTGAGAACCGAGGAGAGAGCGGTTTGTGGCGGCCTGAGAAGGGGGGAGGAGGTCTGCCTGTAGGCGGGAGTTTAAGGCTGCTGGCGAGGTGATTGCGGTCTGGGCTGATCGGCAATGTTGGCTGCCGCCGTGGGGTCGCAGCCCTGGGAGGGGTTGATGGGTTGGATATAACCCTGGTTGTAGGTGCTACCGTCGGGCATGGTAGCAAACTCTAGGCGTGCTCCGGTGAGGTTGGCATTGGTGAGGTTGGCTTCATAGAGGTCGGCATAGCGCAGATCGGCTCCTCGCAGGTCGGTGTTTGACAGGTC is a genomic window of Nodosilinea sp. E11 containing:
- the tpiA gene encoding triose-phosphate isomerase, coding for MRKIVIAGNWKMYKTQGETLDFLRHFLGQLTETPDGREIVLCAPFTALGALSKSLHGARIKVGAQNIHWMPEGAFTGEISGDMLRELGVRFVIVGHSERRQYFADTDETVNLRLKAAQKCGLTPILCVGETKTQRDAGETEAVIATQIEQGLVDVDQNNLIIAYEPIWAIGTGDTCEAVDANQVIGGIRKLLKNPDVTIQYGGSVKPSNVDELMAQPEIDGALVGGASLEPDSFARIVNFQ